The Engystomops pustulosus chromosome 1, aEngPut4.maternal, whole genome shotgun sequence genome has a window encoding:
- the LOC140065748 gene encoding uncharacterized protein isoform X1, whose amino-acid sequence MSHFLSVEIIMYAHEKLTVLFIYRMEDDEVVEETLVEEFNIRELEDELWGEAEWKNIVEVEETEVEEFNSRELDDLEDELWNMAERRNIGEVEEMAERRNIGEVEEMAQGDNIGVVEEMEVEAFNNRELDELEEELWQMAERRNIGEVEEMEAFNNRELDELEEELWRMGQGDYIGAVEETAVEAFNSRELDEEELWQMAQGDNIREVEELAVEEFNIREMDEEQLWQMEERRRNIREMEEEEEEEDEDMWEWRCRVMESEPPTRMRRLKIPPFYIMETVEEEDEPEDEDDEEAVAGPSHPSTQPRRRWWTPKCFSRGSRKQTSRSSSRGSQRIARFFRFFLCCAADPKE is encoded by the exons ATGTCTCATTTCTTGTCCGTAGAGATCATCATGTACGCCCATGAAAAACTGACTGTCTTATTTATTTATAGGATGGAGGACGACGAGGTGGTGGAGGAGACGTTGGTGGAGGAGTTTAACATCAGGGAGTTGGAGGATGAGTTGTGGGGAGAGGCGGAGTGGAAGAACATCGTAGAGGTGGAGGAGACGGAGGTGGAGGAGTTTAACAGCAGGGAGTTGGATGATTTGGAGGACGAGTTGTGGAATATGGCAGAGAGGAGGAACATCGGAGAGGTTGAGGAGATGGCGGAGAGGAGGAACATCGGAGAGGTGGAGGAGATGGCGCAGGGAGATAACATCGGAGtggtggaggagatggaggtggagGCGTTTAACAACAGGGAGTTGGATGAGTTGGAGGAGGAGTTGTGGCAGATGGCGGAGAGGAGGAACATCGGAgaggtggaggagatggaggCGTTTAACAACAGGGAGTTGGATGAGTTGGAGGAGGAGTTGTGGAGGATGGGGCAGGGAGATTACATCGGAGCGGTGGAGGAGACGGCGGTGGAGGCATTTAACAGCagggagttggatgaggaggagtTGTGGCAGATGGCGCAGGGAGATAACATCAGAGAGGTGGAGGAGTTGGCGGTGGAGGAGTTTAACATCAGGGAGATGGACGAGGAGCAGTTGTggcagatggaggagaggagaaggaacatcagagagatggaggaggaggaagaggaggaggatgaagatatGTGGGA GTGGCGGTGCCGGGTGATGGAATCGGAACCCCCGACACG GATGAGGAGACTAAAGATACCTCCGTTTTATATAATGGAAACTGT CGAGGAGGAGGATGAACCggaggatgaggatgatgaggaggcCGTCGCTGGGCCAAGCCACCCGTCTACCCA GCCAAGACGCCGGTGGTGGACACCAAAGTGCTTCAGCCGAGGCAGCAGGAAGCAGAC
- the LOC140065748 gene encoding uncharacterized protein isoform X2, with translation MSHFLSVEIIMYAHEKLTVLFIYRMEDDEVVEETLVEEFNIRELEDELWGEAEWKNIVEVEETEVEEFNSRELDDLEDELWNMAERRNIGEVEEMAERRNIGEVEEMAQGDNIGVVEEMEVEAFNNRELDELEEELWQMAERRNIGEVEEMEAFNNRELDELEEELWRMGQGDYIGAVEETAVEAFNSRELDEEELWQMAQGDNIREVEELAVEEFNIREMDEEQLWQMEERRRNIREMEEEEEEEDEDMWEWRCRVMESEPPTRMRRLKIPPFYIMETVEEEDEPEDEDDEEAVAGPSHPSTQPRRRWWTPKCFSRGSRKQTRSSSRGSQRIARFFRFFLCCAADPKE, from the exons ATGTCTCATTTCTTGTCCGTAGAGATCATCATGTACGCCCATGAAAAACTGACTGTCTTATTTATTTATAGGATGGAGGACGACGAGGTGGTGGAGGAGACGTTGGTGGAGGAGTTTAACATCAGGGAGTTGGAGGATGAGTTGTGGGGAGAGGCGGAGTGGAAGAACATCGTAGAGGTGGAGGAGACGGAGGTGGAGGAGTTTAACAGCAGGGAGTTGGATGATTTGGAGGACGAGTTGTGGAATATGGCAGAGAGGAGGAACATCGGAGAGGTTGAGGAGATGGCGGAGAGGAGGAACATCGGAGAGGTGGAGGAGATGGCGCAGGGAGATAACATCGGAGtggtggaggagatggaggtggagGCGTTTAACAACAGGGAGTTGGATGAGTTGGAGGAGGAGTTGTGGCAGATGGCGGAGAGGAGGAACATCGGAgaggtggaggagatggaggCGTTTAACAACAGGGAGTTGGATGAGTTGGAGGAGGAGTTGTGGAGGATGGGGCAGGGAGATTACATCGGAGCGGTGGAGGAGACGGCGGTGGAGGCATTTAACAGCagggagttggatgaggaggagtTGTGGCAGATGGCGCAGGGAGATAACATCAGAGAGGTGGAGGAGTTGGCGGTGGAGGAGTTTAACATCAGGGAGATGGACGAGGAGCAGTTGTggcagatggaggagaggagaaggaacatcagagagatggaggaggaggaagaggaggaggatgaagatatGTGGGA GTGGCGGTGCCGGGTGATGGAATCGGAACCCCCGACACG GATGAGGAGACTAAAGATACCTCCGTTTTATATAATGGAAACTGT CGAGGAGGAGGATGAACCggaggatgaggatgatgaggaggcCGTCGCTGGGCCAAGCCACCCGTCTACCCA GCCAAGACGCCGGTGGTGGACACCAAAGTGCTTCAGCCGAGGCAGCAGGAAGCAGAC
- the LOC140065748 gene encoding uncharacterized protein isoform X3, translating into MSHFLSVEIIMYAHEKLTVLFIYRMEDDEVVEETLVEEFNIRELEDELWGEAEWKNIVEVEETEVEEFNSRELDDLEDELWNMAERRNIGEVEEMAQGDNIGVVEEMEVEAFNNRELDELEEELWQMAERRNIGEVEEMEAFNNRELDELEEELWRMGQGDYIGAVEETAVEAFNSRELDEEELWQMAQGDNIREVEELAVEEFNIREMDEEQLWQMEERRRNIREMEEEEEEEDEDMWEWRCRVMESEPPTRMRRLKIPPFYIMETVEEEDEPEDEDDEEAVAGPSHPSTQPRRRWWTPKCFSRGSRKQTSRSSSRGSQRIARFFRFFLCCAADPKE; encoded by the exons ATGTCTCATTTCTTGTCCGTAGAGATCATCATGTACGCCCATGAAAAACTGACTGTCTTATTTATTTATAGGATGGAGGACGACGAGGTGGTGGAGGAGACGTTGGTGGAGGAGTTTAACATCAGGGAGTTGGAGGATGAGTTGTGGGGAGAGGCGGAGTGGAAGAACATCGTAGAGGTGGAGGAGACGGAGGTGGAGGAGTTTAACAGCAGGGAGTTGGATGATTTGGAGGACGAGTTGTGGAATATGGCAGAGAGGAGGAACATCGGAGAG GTGGAGGAGATGGCGCAGGGAGATAACATCGGAGtggtggaggagatggaggtggagGCGTTTAACAACAGGGAGTTGGATGAGTTGGAGGAGGAGTTGTGGCAGATGGCGGAGAGGAGGAACATCGGAgaggtggaggagatggaggCGTTTAACAACAGGGAGTTGGATGAGTTGGAGGAGGAGTTGTGGAGGATGGGGCAGGGAGATTACATCGGAGCGGTGGAGGAGACGGCGGTGGAGGCATTTAACAGCagggagttggatgaggaggagtTGTGGCAGATGGCGCAGGGAGATAACATCAGAGAGGTGGAGGAGTTGGCGGTGGAGGAGTTTAACATCAGGGAGATGGACGAGGAGCAGTTGTggcagatggaggagaggagaaggaacatcagagagatggaggaggaggaagaggaggaggatgaagatatGTGGGA GTGGCGGTGCCGGGTGATGGAATCGGAACCCCCGACACG GATGAGGAGACTAAAGATACCTCCGTTTTATATAATGGAAACTGT CGAGGAGGAGGATGAACCggaggatgaggatgatgaggaggcCGTCGCTGGGCCAAGCCACCCGTCTACCCA GCCAAGACGCCGGTGGTGGACACCAAAGTGCTTCAGCCGAGGCAGCAGGAAGCAGAC
- the LOC140065748 gene encoding uncharacterized protein isoform X4: MEDDEVVEETLVEEFNIRELEDELWGEAEWKNIVEVEETEVEEFNSRELDDLEDELWNMAERRNIGEVEEMAERRNIGEVEEMAQGDNIGVVEEMEVEAFNNRELDELEEELWQMAERRNIGEVEEMEAFNNRELDELEEELWRMGQGDYIGAVEETAVEAFNSRELDEEELWQMAQGDNIREVEELAVEEFNIREMDEEQLWQMEERRRNIREMEEEEEEEDEDMWEWRCRVMESEPPTRMRRLKIPPFYIMETVEEEDEPEDEDDEEAVAGPSHPSTQPRRRWWTPKCFSRGSRKQTSRSSSRGSQRIARFFRFFLCCAADPKE; encoded by the exons ATGGAGGACGACGAGGTGGTGGAGGAGACGTTGGTGGAGGAGTTTAACATCAGGGAGTTGGAGGATGAGTTGTGGGGAGAGGCGGAGTGGAAGAACATCGTAGAGGTGGAGGAGACGGAGGTGGAGGAGTTTAACAGCAGGGAGTTGGATGATTTGGAGGACGAGTTGTGGAATATGGCAGAGAGGAGGAACATCGGAGAGGTTGAGGAGATGGCGGAGAGGAGGAACATCGGAGAGGTGGAGGAGATGGCGCAGGGAGATAACATCGGAGtggtggaggagatggaggtggagGCGTTTAACAACAGGGAGTTGGATGAGTTGGAGGAGGAGTTGTGGCAGATGGCGGAGAGGAGGAACATCGGAgaggtggaggagatggaggCGTTTAACAACAGGGAGTTGGATGAGTTGGAGGAGGAGTTGTGGAGGATGGGGCAGGGAGATTACATCGGAGCGGTGGAGGAGACGGCGGTGGAGGCATTTAACAGCagggagttggatgaggaggagtTGTGGCAGATGGCGCAGGGAGATAACATCAGAGAGGTGGAGGAGTTGGCGGTGGAGGAGTTTAACATCAGGGAGATGGACGAGGAGCAGTTGTggcagatggaggagaggagaaggaacatcagagagatggaggaggaggaagaggaggaggatgaagatatGTGGGA GTGGCGGTGCCGGGTGATGGAATCGGAACCCCCGACACG GATGAGGAGACTAAAGATACCTCCGTTTTATATAATGGAAACTGT CGAGGAGGAGGATGAACCggaggatgaggatgatgaggaggcCGTCGCTGGGCCAAGCCACCCGTCTACCCA GCCAAGACGCCGGTGGTGGACACCAAAGTGCTTCAGCCGAGGCAGCAGGAAGCAGAC